One window of Pyxicephalus adspersus chromosome 4, UCB_Pads_2.0, whole genome shotgun sequence genomic DNA carries:
- the RAB23 gene encoding ras-related protein Rab-23, which produces MLEEDMEVAIKVVVVGNGAVGKSSMIQRYCKGIFTKDYKKTIGVDFLERQIQVNDEDVRLMLWDTAGQEEFDAITKAYYRGAQACVLVFSTTDRESFEAVPSWKEKVMAEVGDIPTVLVQNKIDLLDDTVIKNEEAEALAKRLKLRFYRTSVKEDLNVTEVFKYLADKYLQRLKQQSADDADVLHTGGNKIGVFNTAGGSHSGTKTDAMNGGNVINLRPNKQRTKKSKSPFSSCSLL; this is translated from the exons ATGTTGGAAGAAGATATGGAAGTGGCCATTAAAGTGGTGGTAGTGGGGAATGGAGCCGTTGGAAAATCAAGTATGATACAGCGATACTGCAAAGGGATATTTACAAAGGATTACAAGAAGACTATTGGAGTAGATTTTCTGGAAAGGCAAATTCA AGTAAATGATGAAGATGTTCGGCTTATGCTTTGGGACACAGCTGGGCAAGAAGAATTTGATGCAATTACTAAAGCGTATTACCGAG GTGCCCAGGCTTGTGTGTTGGTATTTTCTACCACAGACAGGGAATCTTTTGAAGCAGTGCCCAGCTGGAAGGAGAAAGTGATGGCTGAAGTTGGAGACATCCCAACGGTTCTTGTTCAGAATAAAATTGACCTACTTGATGACACTGTTATTAAGAA tgaagagGCAGAAGCTCTAGCCAAGAGATTAAAATTGCGGTTTTACAGAACATCTGTTAAGGAAGATTTAAATGTTACTGAAG tttttaaatatcTGGCTGACAAGTATTTGCAAAGGCTAAAGCAACAGTCTGCAGACGACGCTGATGTACTGCACACGGGTGGCAACAAAATAG gtGTATTTAACACAGCCGGGGGCAGTCACTCTGGCACAAAGACAGATGCTATGAATGGAGGAAATGTCATTAATTTAAGGCCAAACAAGCAGAGGACCAAGAAGAGCAAAAGTCCTTTCAGCAGCTGTAGTTTGCTCTAG